The window TCGCCTTTGACCGCGCGGAGGCGGTCCAGGATCTTCTCGCGCGGAGCGGCTGAGGCCAGCAACTCCTTGAACTCCTCATCGTGGAGCGCGGCGGCGAGCTTCGCCAGCATCTGCAGGTGATCTCGAACCGTCGGCGAGAGAAGCATGAACAGGACGCGCACCGGCCGCCCGTCCAACGCGCCGAAGTCGACGGGGCGCTCGAGAAAGCAGAGAAACACCGCAGGCTGGTCCACGCGTACCACGACCGGATCACGCGGGTGGGGAACGGCAATGCCGTCGCCGACGCTCGTCGGGGCCAGGGCCTCCCGGGCGACCAGAAGTTGATGCAGCAGTTGGCGATCCACGCCGGCCGGGATGCCCGGCAGCCGCGTCACCGCCGCCAGGACGTCGTTCCGGCCCTGTCCGGCTATCGCGTAATAGATCCCTCCCC of the Thermoanaerobaculia bacterium genome contains:
- a CDS encoding PTS sugar transporter subunit IIA, whose product is MDLKVRDVARLLNVSEQTVYRWVRGRALPAHRVHDQYHFNRVELQEWAALHKHRVSPELFAPNGSAKELPGLREAIERGGIYYAIAGQGRNDVLAAVTRLPGIPAGVDRQLLHQLLVAREALAPTSVGDGIAVPHPRDPVVVRVDQPAVFLCFLERPVDFGALDGRPVRVLFMLLSPTVRDHLQMLAKLAAALHDEEFKELLASAAPREKILDRLRAVKGERGQGC